A portion of the Candidatus Pristimantibacillus lignocellulolyticus genome contains these proteins:
- a CDS encoding GyrI-like domain-containing protein: METCSIVNKSTLHLVGVPYCGPYSSFPDEAIRLQTDFLARKHELNHVIQSNVMYCPYFGNETFATYWACFESQYSEDPLPPGMVAITIPMHRYALVSCSSQRIGEGYEMVKAWIQEHGYKRLDQAVSLEIFYLEGQHLEEEIVDILIPIEDEAE; the protein is encoded by the coding sequence ATGGAAACTTGCTCAATTGTTAATAAATCAACGCTGCATCTTGTTGGAGTTCCTTATTGTGGACCATATTCATCTTTTCCAGATGAAGCGATTCGCCTGCAGACCGATTTTCTTGCAAGAAAGCATGAGCTCAATCATGTTATACAGTCGAATGTGATGTATTGTCCTTACTTTGGTAATGAGACATTTGCTACGTATTGGGCGTGTTTCGAATCCCAGTACAGTGAAGATCCACTACCACCGGGAATGGTTGCGATTACGATTCCAATGCATCGATATGCGTTAGTTAGTTGTTCATCCCAGCGGATCGGTGAAGGCTATGAGATGGTTAAAGCATGGATTCAAGAACATGGATATAAACGACTAGATCAAGCAGTTTCACTTGAAATTTTCTATCTTGAAGGTCAACATTTGGAGGAAGAAATTGTTGATATTCTTATTCCGATAGAGGATGAAGCAGAGTAG
- the aroE gene encoding shikimate dehydrogenase encodes MQQLLQWQQANNGKALYCVIGDPIKQSKSPLMLGRAFEQCSIDAIYGAFQVSPEQLPSFVQAVRDLGILGMNVTIPHKLHVMDLLDEIDEDALCLGAVNTVVNRDGRLIGYNTDGIGYVRSLKEEAIANITGKQIVVVGAGGASRGIIYALLQENPSTIYVVNRTVARAEELVASLNSTVPLIAAGQDELEQLCRQADIVINTTSVGMYPHIGETPIAGEWMKSGAVASDLIYNPLKTQFLLDAEQNGCVAHGGLGMFIYQGAFAFEYWTDKQAPVDAMRDAVLAALQ; translated from the coding sequence ATCCAACAATTATTACAGTGGCAACAAGCTAATAATGGTAAGGCATTGTATTGTGTAATCGGCGATCCTATTAAGCAATCGAAGTCTCCACTCATGCTGGGTAGAGCGTTTGAACAATGTTCTATAGATGCAATATATGGAGCATTCCAAGTCTCGCCAGAGCAATTACCTTCATTCGTACAAGCAGTACGAGATCTTGGCATATTAGGTATGAATGTAACGATACCTCATAAGCTTCATGTGATGGACTTGCTTGATGAAATCGATGAGGATGCGCTGTGCTTAGGTGCCGTTAACACTGTAGTTAATCGAGATGGTCGATTGATCGGATATAATACAGATGGTATTGGATATGTTCGATCATTAAAAGAAGAAGCGATTGCTAATATTACAGGAAAGCAGATTGTTGTCGTCGGTGCGGGTGGTGCATCTAGAGGTATTATCTATGCCTTACTTCAAGAGAATCCATCAACAATCTATGTTGTTAATCGTACAGTTGCTAGAGCAGAGGAATTAGTTGCTTCATTGAATAGTACTGTGCCATTAATTGCAGCAGGACAAGATGAGCTTGAACAATTATGTAGACAAGCAGACATCGTCATAAATACGACATCTGTAGGCATGTATCCGCATATCGGTGAAACACCAATTGCAGGGGAATGGATGAAATCCGGAGCGGTAGCAAGTGATCTTATCTATAACCCACTAAAAACACAATTTTTACTAGATGCAGAGCAAAATGGTTGTGTTGCTCATGGTGGTCTAGGGATGTTCATATATCAAGGTGCGTTTGCTTTTGAATATTGGACGGATAAGCAGGCGCCTGTGGATGCGATGCGAGATGCAGTGCTCGCAGCATTACAATAA
- a CDS encoding S1-like domain-containing RNA-binding protein translates to MSYVAGTTERLKISREVSPYGYFLNNGEEDVLLPYTELVGSKPHVGDEIEVFIFFDSEDRICATMNKPFISLDEMARLVVADVHPRLGCFLEMGLGRQLLLPLSELPEMIEYRPIVGDEVFVFMTHDKSGRQIAKLAQEPELAPLTFPAPATWRNQWVEGWVTKSLQMGSFVVIDGGVVGFGAYGLIPSTDRIESLRLGQRVKARVTFVREDGRVNLSMTQQKEFGRVEDADRILAFIKERPSGGMPYSDATEAELIRSRFGVSKGAFKRALGKLMREGIVVQQGSWTYLTESAPKPKNENTDEVE, encoded by the coding sequence ATGAGCTATGTAGCAGGAACTACTGAGCGATTAAAAATTTCTCGCGAAGTTTCTCCTTATGGTTATTTTCTTAACAATGGTGAAGAGGATGTATTGTTGCCATATACGGAGCTTGTAGGATCTAAGCCTCACGTAGGTGATGAGATTGAAGTTTTCATTTTCTTCGATTCAGAAGATCGTATTTGTGCAACAATGAACAAACCATTCATTTCATTGGATGAAATGGCACGATTAGTTGTAGCTGATGTTCATCCTAGACTAGGTTGTTTCTTAGAGATGGGTCTTGGACGTCAACTATTACTACCGTTAAGTGAATTGCCGGAGATGATCGAGTATCGTCCGATCGTAGGTGACGAAGTATTCGTATTCATGACTCATGATAAGAGTGGTCGTCAAATCGCTAAGCTTGCGCAAGAACCAGAACTTGCTCCACTTACTTTCCCAGCTCCAGCAACTTGGAGAAATCAATGGGTTGAAGGATGGGTTACGAAAAGTTTACAAATGGGTTCTTTCGTTGTCATTGATGGCGGTGTCGTAGGATTCGGTGCATATGGATTAATTCCGAGCACAGATCGTATTGAAAGTCTTCGTCTTGGTCAACGTGTTAAGGCCCGTGTAACGTTTGTTCGTGAAGATGGACGAGTTAATCTATCGATGACACAACAGAAGGAATTTGGACGTGTTGAAGATGCTGATCGTATATTAGCATTTATCAAAGAACGACCAAGTGGCGGTATGCCGTATTCTGATGCGACAGAAGCAGAACTTATTCGTAGTCGCTTTGGTGTGAGCAAAGGTGCTTTCAAACGTGCATTAGGCAAGCTGATGCGTGAAGGCATCGTTGTACAACAAGGTAGCTGGACTTATCTAACTGAAAGTGCACCAAAACCGAAAAACGAAAACACGGATGAGGTTGAATAA
- the yhbY gene encoding ribosome assembly RNA-binding protein YhbY has protein sequence MLTGKQKRHLRSLAHHLTPIFQIGKGGANENLIRHIEEAIEKRELIKISVLNNCDDDAKEIGVEISEASGTELVQVIGKTIVLYKESVDYKTIVLPR, from the coding sequence ATGTTAACAGGAAAACAAAAGCGTCATTTGCGTTCATTAGCGCATCATTTAACACCTATTTTCCAAATTGGTAAAGGTGGAGCGAATGAAAATCTTATTCGCCATATTGAAGAGGCGATTGAAAAAAGAGAGCTAATTAAAATTTCTGTATTGAATAACTGTGATGATGATGCGAAAGAAATCGGAGTTGAGATTTCAGAAGCTTCAGGTACTGAATTAGTTCAAGTCATTGGTAAGACCATTGTACTTTACAAGGAATCTGTAGATTACAAAACGATTGTTCTTCCAAGATAG
- the nrdE gene encoding class 1b ribonucleoside-diphosphate reductase subunit alpha has product MKHIELNNELLQRGADGFYQLEKDKEAVAAFMAEVDEKSVKFASLKDKLDYLIENDFYDNVYDKYTYDQVKTIFDLTEAAKFEFQSYMAASKFYKDYAMKTNDKAQYLEQYHERVSIVALHLGEGDIERATRIAQAMIDQRLQPATPTFLNAGKSRRGEMVSCFLLEMDDSLNSINYVLGTCMQLSKIGGGVAVNLSKLRGRGEPIKGVEGAAKGVMPVLKLMEDAFSYADQMGQRKGSGAGYYNIFGWDVIEFLDSKKINADEKSRIKTLSIGLIIPNKFYELAAQNKPLHVFGPYSVYKEYGQHLDDIDIDAMYDELLANDNVKKKVVMSAREMLTKIASIQLESGYPYIMNKSNANKWHALKDIGSVKMSNLCTEIFQLQETSEINDYGYEDIIRRDISCNLASLNIVNVMERKEIKDSVHVGIEALTTVSDLSQIDNAPGVRKANDELHSVGLGAMNLNGYLAKNKLSYESPEAREFAGVFFMMMNFYSIEKSMEIAKERKATFKDFDRSEYAKGTYFDRYVETDFRPQLARVQELFDGMHIPGPADWAELKVKVQEHGLFHAYRLAIAPTQSISYIQNATSSVMPIVEHIETRTYANSTTYYPMPYLAQDNFFFYKSAYNIDQFKLIDLIAELGQHIDQGVSTVLHVNSNVTTRELSRFYIYAAQKGLKSLYYTRTKRLTIEECTSCAV; this is encoded by the coding sequence TTGAAACATATTGAACTAAATAATGAGCTCTTGCAACGCGGAGCAGACGGTTTCTACCAATTAGAAAAAGATAAAGAAGCAGTTGCAGCATTTATGGCTGAAGTTGATGAAAAAAGTGTTAAGTTTGCTTCTTTGAAAGATAAATTGGACTATCTTATCGAGAATGATTTCTATGACAACGTATATGACAAATATACATATGATCAAGTGAAAACAATCTTTGATCTTACTGAAGCGGCAAAATTTGAATTTCAATCTTATATGGCTGCTTCAAAATTTTATAAAGACTACGCTATGAAAACAAATGACAAGGCACAATATCTTGAGCAGTACCATGAGCGTGTTTCAATCGTAGCGTTGCATCTTGGCGAAGGCGATATCGAAAGAGCTACTCGTATTGCACAAGCAATGATCGATCAACGTCTACAGCCTGCGACTCCAACATTCCTCAATGCTGGTAAAAGTCGTCGTGGTGAGATGGTATCATGCTTCTTGCTTGAAATGGATGATTCCTTGAACTCCATTAACTATGTGCTTGGCACATGTATGCAACTTTCCAAAATCGGTGGTGGTGTTGCTGTCAACCTATCGAAGCTACGTGGTCGTGGTGAACCGATTAAAGGTGTAGAAGGCGCTGCAAAAGGGGTTATGCCTGTTCTGAAGCTAATGGAGGATGCATTCTCTTATGCGGATCAGATGGGGCAACGTAAAGGTTCTGGCGCTGGATATTACAATATTTTCGGCTGGGACGTTATCGAATTCTTAGATAGCAAAAAGATTAATGCTGACGAGAAATCTCGTATTAAGACATTATCAATTGGCCTTATTATTCCTAATAAATTCTATGAATTAGCAGCTCAAAACAAACCACTTCATGTATTTGGACCTTATTCCGTATACAAAGAATACGGTCAACATCTTGATGATATTGATATTGACGCTATGTACGATGAATTACTTGCTAATGACAACGTTAAGAAAAAAGTTGTTATGTCTGCGCGTGAAATGCTTACAAAAATCGCATCGATTCAACTAGAATCTGGATATCCATACATTATGAATAAGAGCAATGCTAACAAATGGCATGCTTTGAAAGACATTGGTTCTGTAAAAATGTCTAATCTATGTACTGAAATTTTCCAACTGCAAGAAACTTCAGAAATTAACGACTACGGATATGAAGATATCATTCGTCGCGATATAAGTTGTAACCTTGCTTCCTTGAACATTGTAAATGTAATGGAACGCAAAGAAATTAAAGATTCCGTACACGTTGGTATCGAAGCATTAACTACAGTAAGTGATCTTTCACAAATCGATAACGCACCAGGTGTTCGTAAAGCGAATGATGAACTTCACTCCGTTGGTCTTGGCGCAATGAACCTTAATGGCTATCTTGCGAAAAATAAGCTTTCTTATGAAAGTCCAGAAGCTCGTGAATTTGCAGGCGTATTTTTCATGATGATGAATTTCTATTCCATTGAGAAGAGTATGGAAATTGCGAAAGAACGTAAAGCAACGTTTAAAGACTTTGATCGTTCTGAATATGCAAAAGGTACGTATTTCGATCGTTACGTTGAAACGGATTTCCGTCCACAACTAGCACGTGTACAAGAACTATTCGATGGTATGCATATTCCAGGTCCTGCTGATTGGGCAGAACTGAAAGTTAAAGTACAAGAGCATGGATTATTCCACGCTTACCGTCTAGCGATTGCACCGACTCAAAGTATTTCTTATATTCAAAATGCAACGTCAAGTGTAATGCCGATTGTTGAGCATATTGAAACTCGTACGTATGCGAACTCAACAACATATTACCCAATGCCGTATTTAGCACAGGATAACTTCTTCTTCTACAAATCTGCTTACAACATCGATCAGTTCAAATTGATTGATCTTATCGCAGAACTAGGACAGCATATTGACCAAGGCGTATCTACTGTACTCCATGTTAATAGTAATGTTACGACGCGTGAACTTTCTCGTTTCTACATTTACGCAGCACAAAAAGGATTAAAATCCTTGTACTATACAAGAACAAAACGACTAACTATCGAGGAATGCACAAGCTGCGCAGTATAA
- the nadD gene encoding nicotinate-nucleotide adenylyltransferase, with product MRKVGIMGGTFDPIHIGHMIAASSAMEAASLDEVWFIPTATPPLKPNAPLATAEQRMQMVQLAIADQSAFRALDIELSRSGISYSFDTVTRLMSQYPHHQFSYIIGSDRIHDLPTWHRAEELRSLISFIGLNRPSDPLQLDLLSSEWRSKLTIASMPLIGISSTELRLRAEQGLSLQYYVPDSVAQFIRGNRIYG from the coding sequence ATGCGCAAAGTTGGCATCATGGGTGGGACTTTTGATCCAATTCATATCGGTCATATGATTGCAGCAAGCTCAGCTATGGAAGCGGCATCCTTAGATGAAGTATGGTTTATCCCTACTGCCACTCCTCCCTTAAAGCCGAATGCGCCGCTTGCAACAGCAGAGCAGCGTATGCAAATGGTTCAGTTAGCAATTGCAGATCAATCTGCTTTCCGCGCACTAGATATTGAGTTAAGCCGTAGTGGCATCAGTTACTCGTTCGATACAGTAACTAGATTAATGAGTCAGTATCCTCATCATCAGTTCAGCTACATTATTGGTTCTGACCGTATTCATGATTTGCCGACATGGCATCGAGCAGAAGAGTTAAGATCATTGATTTCATTTATTGGTCTAAATCGCCCTTCTGATCCGTTGCAACTTGACTTACTTTCTAGTGAGTGGAGAAGTAAACTAACGATTGCATCTATGCCACTTATCGGTATATCATCTACAGAGCTCCGATTGCGTGCGGAACAGGGATTATCATTACAGTACTATGTTCCCGATTCGGTTGCGCAATTTATAAGGGGGAATCGAATTTATGGATAG
- a CDS encoding class I SAM-dependent methyltransferase produces the protein MESYGQFATVYDRLMADMPYEEWIAFAEAVWQQHGKPQKVVDLGCGTGSIAIPLAIKGYQVVGIDLSSDMLAVAAQKLEQQSSVDGNLTLLEQNMSQWELSEKVDSVISFCDCLNYIVDEDDLLATLSATYDQLKQGGSFIFDVHPITRFEQYAADQPFVYDENGISYMWSSEYDEDDHIIEHFLSIFVQEADGRYSRIDEEHVQRAYSSKWLEGALRSVGFTQIHLYSDFQLKAADDHSTRLFFVAIK, from the coding sequence ATGGAATCATACGGTCAGTTTGCTACGGTGTATGATCGTCTTATGGCAGATATGCCATATGAAGAGTGGATCGCTTTCGCTGAAGCCGTATGGCAACAACACGGTAAACCGCAAAAAGTCGTAGATCTTGGGTGTGGCACTGGCAGTATTGCTATACCTTTAGCGATTAAGGGGTATCAAGTTGTTGGGATTGATCTATCGAGTGATATGCTAGCTGTAGCAGCGCAAAAGTTGGAGCAACAATCTTCGGTAGATGGTAATCTTACATTGCTTGAACAAAATATGAGTCAGTGGGAATTGTCGGAAAAAGTAGATTCGGTAATTTCATTCTGTGATTGCCTGAACTATATTGTCGATGAAGATGATCTACTGGCTACATTATCAGCAACGTATGACCAATTGAAGCAAGGCGGAAGCTTTATTTTTGATGTTCATCCGATTACGCGCTTTGAACAATACGCAGCGGATCAGCCATTTGTATATGATGAGAACGGAATTTCATACATGTGGAGTAGTGAATATGACGAGGATGACCATATTATCGAACATTTTCTTTCGATATTTGTTCAAGAGGCCGATGGTCGCTATAGCAGAATTGATGAGGAACATGTCCAACGAGCATATAGCTCTAAGTGGTTAGAAGGGGCATTACGCTCAGTAGGCTTTACTCAAATACATTTGTATAGTGATTTTCAGTTAAAGGCTGCTGACGACCACTCAACTCGTTTGTTCTTCGTTGCGATTAAATAA
- the nrdF gene encoding class 1b ribonucleoside-diphosphate reductase subunit beta, translating to MKAVNWNRPDDDFTQTFWQQNVMQFWTDEEIPLSDDKMDWELMTQDERSLYKKVLGGLTLLDTVQGGVGMPKILEHVEGLQRKAVLGFMGMMEQIHAKSYSSIFTTLASTEEIDEIFKWVENNPQLQKKAGIIAEWYNGIENDRDLYRAMAASVLLESYLFYSGFFYPLYLAGQGRMTSSGEVIDLILRDESIHGLYIGVLAQEIAATFSQEEQDKLTQEVLDLLLELYDNEVTYTDALYSDLGLQEEVKAYVRYNANKALMNLGLEPHFEEEAINPIVLNGISTSTKQHDFFSKKGNGYVRTLNVEPLTDDDFVFNF from the coding sequence ATGAAAGCAGTAAACTGGAACCGTCCTGACGACGATTTTACTCAAACATTCTGGCAACAAAATGTTATGCAATTTTGGACGGATGAAGAGATTCCTTTATCAGATGATAAAATGGATTGGGAATTAATGACGCAAGATGAGCGTTCTTTATATAAAAAAGTACTAGGTGGCTTAACATTACTAGATACCGTTCAAGGCGGTGTTGGTATGCCGAAGATTTTGGAGCATGTGGAAGGATTACAACGTAAAGCAGTGTTAGGATTTATGGGAATGATGGAGCAGATTCATGCGAAATCATACAGTAGTATTTTCACAACACTAGCTTCTACTGAGGAAATTGATGAAATTTTCAAATGGGTAGAAAACAATCCACAGTTACAGAAAAAAGCTGGTATTATTGCAGAGTGGTACAATGGCATCGAGAACGATCGTGATCTTTATAGAGCGATGGCGGCTTCTGTTCTATTGGAAAGCTACTTGTTCTACAGTGGGTTCTTCTATCCTCTATATCTAGCTGGACAAGGCAGAATGACGAGTAGTGGAGAAGTTATTGACTTAATCTTGCGTGATGAAAGTATTCACGGATTGTATATCGGTGTGCTTGCGCAAGAAATTGCAGCAACATTCTCTCAAGAAGAGCAAGATAAACTTACACAAGAAGTTCTTGATCTATTGCTTGAACTTTATGACAATGAAGTTACTTACACGGATGCTTTGTATTCAGATCTTGGATTACAAGAAGAAGTTAAAGCTTATGTTCGTTATAATGCGAATAAAGCATTGATGAATCTTGGACTTGAACCTCATTTTGAAGAAGAAGCAATTAATCCAATCGTGTTGAACGGAATTAGTACTAGTACGAAACAGCATGATTTCTTCTCGAAAAAAGGAAATGGATATGTACGTACGTTGAACGTTGAGCCATTAACTGATGATGACTTTGTGTTTAATTTCTAA
- the hprK gene encoding HPr(Ser) kinase/phosphatase translates to MKVIEVKELINQFSLEVIAGANELHRTITKARAYRPGLEFVGYFDFFPQKHIQILGRKEITYLHGLTEEQRNHHIGNIVKYHPPCFIVTAGQDGLKYLKLYCEEEGIPLLRTSDDSATFIGKLDHYLLKQLAPEQSIHGICMNVSGIGIIIRGKSGIGKSETAHTLIRRGHRLVADDIIVLKKLSQHALIGSHNEKTKEFLALRSVGLINVVRLYGRKAFQDESRISLDIELTRWRENDLNNDLDLEPTFVEYMGVKIPHLEIQLQPGRDVAGLIEAAANNWYLKQQGYSAMEDFMKRLESE, encoded by the coding sequence ATGAAGGTAATAGAGGTTAAGGAACTCATTAATCAGTTTTCCTTGGAAGTTATCGCTGGTGCTAACGAGCTGCATCGCACAATTACGAAAGCAAGAGCATATCGACCGGGGCTTGAATTTGTTGGTTATTTTGATTTTTTTCCGCAAAAACACATTCAAATATTAGGCCGTAAAGAAATTACATATTTACATGGACTAACTGAGGAACAAAGAAATCATCATATTGGAAATATTGTAAAGTACCATCCACCTTGCTTCATTGTTACAGCAGGTCAAGATGGCTTGAAATATTTGAAATTGTATTGTGAAGAGGAAGGGATTCCACTACTACGAACAAGCGATGACTCAGCTACATTTATTGGAAAATTAGATCATTATCTATTGAAGCAATTAGCACCGGAGCAATCGATACACGGAATATGTATGAATGTATCCGGGATTGGAATTATTATTCGTGGTAAATCGGGCATCGGAAAAAGTGAAACGGCACATACATTAATTCGTCGTGGACATCGTCTAGTAGCAGATGATATTATCGTGCTGAAAAAGCTTAGTCAGCATGCACTGATAGGCTCACACAATGAGAAGACCAAAGAATTTCTTGCCCTACGTAGTGTAGGACTGATCAATGTTGTTCGTTTATATGGTCGTAAGGCATTTCAAGATGAGTCAAGAATTTCACTTGATATTGAACTAACACGTTGGCGTGAAAATGATCTCAATAATGATTTAGATCTTGAGCCAACATTTGTAGAGTACATGGGAGTGAAAATTCCACATCTAGAGATTCAATTACAGCCTGGACGAGATGTTGCGGGGTTAATCGAAGCAGCAGCAAACAATTGGTATTTGAAACAACAAGGTTATAGCGCAATGGAAGATTTCATGAAAAGACTTGAAAGTGAATAA
- the yqeK gene encoding bis(5'-nucleosyl)-tetraphosphatase (symmetrical) YqeK: MDRQQIIQSVSVQMPERRWIHTQGVMSSAIELAERYGESPERAELAAIIHDVAKYWPVADQATYIKQYSLDERVLHYNKELWHAEVGASVAKEQYGVHDIEICDAIRYHTSGRANMTLLEKIVWLADYIEPNRDFPGVNEARELAKVSLERAILFGLDQTIIFLIERGKVVYPVTLEARNNIVQQLNMK, encoded by the coding sequence ATGGATAGGCAGCAGATTATTCAATCTGTAAGTGTGCAAATGCCAGAACGTCGCTGGATTCATACCCAAGGTGTGATGAGTAGTGCAATAGAGCTAGCGGAGCGTTATGGCGAGAGTCCGGAGCGTGCCGAACTCGCAGCAATTATCCATGATGTGGCAAAGTATTGGCCTGTCGCAGATCAAGCAACTTATATTAAGCAGTATTCACTTGATGAGCGAGTGCTTCATTACAATAAGGAGTTATGGCATGCTGAAGTAGGTGCATCCGTCGCGAAAGAACAATATGGTGTGCACGACATCGAGATATGTGACGCTATTCGTTATCATACTTCTGGCAGAGCCAATATGACCTTGTTAGAGAAAATTGTCTGGCTTGCAGATTATATTGAACCGAATCGTGATTTTCCAGGTGTTAATGAAGCGCGTGAGCTTGCAAAAGTTAGCTTGGAGAGAGCAATATTATTCGGTCTTGATCAAACCATCATATTTCTAATTGAAAGAGGGAAAGTGGTATACCCTGTTACTTTAGAAGCAAGAAATAATATCGTTCAACAATTGAATATGAAATAA
- the rsfS gene encoding ribosome silencing factor, with translation MKGHEQVKKLLSAVIDAAEDKKAHDLVALDLNGLSLVADYFVICSGNSDTQVLAISTEIRKTADKLGFTVRGVEGENTARWVLIDIGDVVVHIFHREEREYYNIEKIWSDAKVVELV, from the coding sequence ATGAAAGGACATGAACAAGTAAAAAAATTATTATCAGCAGTTATAGATGCAGCAGAGGATAAGAAAGCACATGATCTAGTTGCCCTAGATTTGAATGGTTTATCTTTAGTAGCAGATTATTTCGTAATCTGTAGTGGTAACTCAGATACTCAAGTATTAGCAATCTCAACAGAGATTCGTAAAACTGCTGACAAGCTTGGCTTTACAGTACGTGGTGTAGAAGGTGAAAACACAGCACGTTGGGTATTGATCGACATCGGAGATGTTGTCGTACACATCTTCCATCGTGAAGAAAGAGAATATTACAATATCGAGAAAATTTGGTCGGATGCGAAGGTTGTGGAATTAGTATGA
- the yqeH gene encoding ribosome biogenesis GTPase YqeH, with protein MSQRSNKHETDGRIHCAGCGVAIQSENKELIGFVPASALDKQPIICQRCFRIKNYNEASSVALDQDDFLRLLSGIGNTNSLVVHIVDIFDFEGSLISGLQRFVGNNEVLLVVNKIDLLPKVMNMNRIRNWVQQQAKQQGLRTVDIVLCSAKRNIGFERVIEEIENYRNGRDVYVVGATNVGKSTLINRLISDYSDLTQELTTSRYPGTTLDAVRIPLDDGNAIIDTPGIVYASRMTEIVPRSFLGTLLPDKPIKPLVYQLNEGQTLFMGSIARFDFVEGDRQSFTFYVSNALNIHRTKLERADELYEQHQGELLGGPSREELADIPAWTRHTLRVKRGQYNDIYISGLGWIQVNSDSGALLDIYAPKGIKVVLRDSMI; from the coding sequence GTGAGTCAAAGAAGTAATAAGCATGAGACTGATGGTCGTATTCATTGTGCTGGTTGTGGAGTAGCAATCCAATCAGAAAATAAGGAATTAATCGGATTTGTTCCGGCATCAGCATTAGATAAACAACCTATTATCTGTCAGCGTTGTTTCCGCATTAAAAATTATAATGAAGCTTCATCGGTAGCACTTGATCAAGATGATTTTTTACGTTTACTAAGCGGTATTGGTAATACGAATTCGTTAGTTGTGCATATCGTTGATATTTTTGATTTTGAAGGAAGCTTAATTTCTGGCCTACAACGTTTTGTAGGTAATAATGAAGTATTGCTTGTCGTTAACAAAATCGATTTATTGCCAAAAGTGATGAATATGAATCGTATTCGTAACTGGGTTCAACAACAAGCGAAGCAACAAGGACTACGTACAGTAGATATTGTACTTTGTAGTGCAAAGCGTAATATCGGATTTGAACGAGTGATTGAAGAAATAGAAAATTATCGAAATGGTAGAGATGTCTACGTTGTTGGTGCAACAAATGTAGGTAAGTCCACACTTATTAATCGTTTAATCTCCGATTATAGTGATCTTACTCAAGAATTGACGACTTCCCGTTATCCTGGAACAACGCTAGATGCAGTTCGAATTCCGCTTGATGATGGAAATGCGATTATTGATACGCCGGGTATTGTGTATGCAAGTCGTATGACTGAAATTGTTCCTCGTAGTTTCTTAGGAACGCTATTGCCGGACAAGCCAATTAAGCCGCTTGTATATCAGTTAAATGAGGGTCAAACATTATTCATGGGTAGTATTGCTCGTTTTGACTTTGTAGAAGGTGACCGTCAATCATTTACGTTCTATGTATCTAATGCGCTTAATATTCATCGTACTAAGCTAGAGCGTGCTGATGAGTTGTATGAACAACATCAAGGCGAATTGTTAGGTGGTCCTAGTAGAGAGGAACTCGCTGATATTCCTGCATGGACAAGACATACATTGCGTGTAAAACGTGGACAATACAATGATATCTATATTTCTGGCCTCGGTTGGATTCAAGTGAATAGTGATAGTGGTGCATTACTAGATATTTATGCGCCAAAAGGAATTAAAGTTGTTTTACGTGATTCAATGATCTAG
- the nrdI gene encoding class Ib ribonucleoside-diphosphate reductase assembly flavoprotein NrdI gives MLVVYDSKTGNVKRFVKKLNMAAVSIDEMPKVDEPYVLITYTTGFGQVPQKVNDFLQDNHNMLRGVSASGNRNWGTGFAKSADTIAETYNVPVISKFELSGTNKDTLQFMERVQTIETY, from the coding sequence ATGTTAGTTGTGTATGATTCTAAGACAGGCAATGTCAAACGCTTTGTGAAGAAATTAAATATGGCAGCAGTCTCTATTGATGAGATGCCCAAGGTGGACGAGCCGTACGTTCTTATTACATATACAACAGGCTTTGGACAAGTCCCGCAGAAAGTCAATGATTTTTTGCAAGATAACCACAATATGTTGAGAGGCGTCTCCGCCAGTGGTAACCGTAACTGGGGCACTGGTTTCGCCAAAAGTGCTGATACAATAGCTGAGACATACAATGTACCGGTCATTTCTAAGTTCGAACTTTCTGGCACAAATAAAGACACGCTACAATTCATGGAAAGGGTGCAAACCATTGAAACATATTGA